The following are encoded in a window of Flavobacterium sp. WC2421 genomic DNA:
- a CDS encoding BatD family protein: MKNFLILILLSFQGLMAQVQFEAKVSKTTLGLNERLRVDFAMNIDGDNFSEPSFEGFRVIAGPSQQVSQSWVNGRSSFEKIYSYYLLPNQKGTLVIKQASIEYNGQVYKTSPIKINVTSAIEQPKDPNDTSVSAADNIYLVADISKTSPYINEPITVVYKLYFSYNIGITNWRELNKPKYNDFWSQNIDIKQLVAEEGMFKGEKYRYVILRKTVLYPQKSGKLTIEPLSLDIDVQLPTNRRNMFGQVILTEGNKRVSAGAKAITVRALPEAGKPEDFSGAVGSFDFKVIPSKTNLKNGESLDLNVSVTGKGNMKLFNLPKPVVPNALEMYDAVHTDQVNTSLAGMSGKVADSYTIVPQYKGNYPVKPLRFSYFDLGSGTYKTISSPEIMINVLDGPTDTRTADNLNSKKNTVSIQEQFKYIKLKTKLESTKKDDFFGSNLFLGLLFLPFLIVPIIVLLRKKKEAIDGDVVGNRIRRNNKLAKKYLSEAKKQINNKEPFYVALEKAMHNFLKAKLHIETSEMSKDNIKDLLLTRNANPEVVNDFISLTENCEVARYAPASSATIQNDYDKAVSIISELEKQI; the protein is encoded by the coding sequence ATGAAGAATTTTTTAATTTTAATACTATTAAGTTTTCAAGGACTTATGGCTCAAGTGCAATTTGAGGCTAAAGTAAGTAAAACGACACTTGGTCTTAATGAAAGACTCCGTGTAGATTTTGCTATGAATATCGATGGTGATAATTTTAGTGAACCTTCTTTTGAAGGATTTAGAGTAATTGCTGGTCCAAGCCAACAAGTAAGTCAATCTTGGGTGAATGGCCGCAGTTCTTTTGAAAAAATATATTCCTATTACCTATTGCCAAATCAAAAAGGGACTTTAGTTATTAAGCAAGCATCCATAGAATACAACGGGCAGGTGTATAAAACTTCTCCAATAAAAATTAATGTTACATCGGCAATCGAACAGCCAAAAGATCCAAACGACACTAGTGTCTCTGCAGCAGATAATATTTATCTTGTGGCTGATATTTCGAAAACAAGTCCGTATATCAATGAACCTATTACAGTAGTGTATAAACTGTATTTTAGCTATAACATTGGAATTACGAATTGGAGAGAATTGAATAAACCCAAGTACAATGATTTCTGGAGTCAAAACATTGACATCAAGCAATTAGTTGCCGAAGAAGGCATGTTTAAAGGGGAAAAATACCGTTATGTAATATTAAGAAAAACAGTTCTATACCCTCAAAAATCGGGAAAATTGACTATAGAGCCATTGTCATTAGATATCGATGTGCAATTGCCTACTAATCGTAGAAACATGTTTGGTCAAGTAATTTTGACCGAAGGAAATAAAAGAGTTTCGGCTGGAGCCAAAGCAATAACGGTAAGAGCACTTCCTGAAGCTGGTAAGCCAGAAGATTTTTCTGGAGCAGTAGGTAGTTTTGATTTTAAAGTGATTCCATCCAAAACAAATCTTAAAAATGGAGAAAGCCTTGATTTAAATGTAAGCGTGACAGGTAAAGGGAATATGAAATTATTCAACTTACCAAAACCAGTAGTACCTAATGCCTTGGAAATGTATGACGCGGTTCATACAGATCAAGTGAATACCTCTTTAGCGGGGATGTCAGGAAAAGTGGCTGACAGTTATACAATTGTGCCACAATATAAAGGGAATTACCCAGTAAAACCACTTCGCTTTTCTTATTTTGATTTAGGATCAGGAACATATAAAACGATTAGTTCTCCTGAAATAATGATTAACGTTCTGGATGGCCCTACTGATACTAGAACAGCAGACAATCTAAACTCTAAGAAGAATACGGTTTCAATTCAAGAACAATTCAAATATATTAAACTGAAAACAAAATTAGAGTCAACAAAAAAAGACGACTTCTTTGGTTCCAATTTGTTCTTGGGGTTATTGTTTTTACCGTTCTTAATTGTTCCAATTATAGTTTTACTTCGAAAGAAAAAAGAAGCTATTGACGGAGACGTTGTTGGTAATAGAATTAGAAGAAATAATAAATTGGCTAAGAAATATTTATCTGAAGCCAAGAAACAAATCAATAATAAAGAACCGTTTTACGTGGCTCTTGAAAAAGCGATGCATAATTTCTTGAAGGCAAAACTTCATATTGAAACTTCGGAAATGAGTAAGGACAATATCAAGGACTTATTATTGACTAGAAATGCAAATCCAGAGGTAGTAAATGATTTTATTTCTCTAACTGAAAACTGTGAAGTAGCTCGATATGCACCAGCTTCAAGCGCAACTATTCAAAATGATTATGACAAGGCTGTTTCAATAATCTCTGAATTAGAAAAGCAGATCTAA
- a CDS encoding tetratricopeptide repeat protein, whose product MKNFKKYIFSFSVFLSLGFGGVFAQEKDKNLPKANEEYAQNKFVDAEANYRISGSKFPNRTVSPYNLGNAIYKQNQPAEAKYAYAKALKSAKTRPQKHKAFHNLGNVFMKEKNYTEAVEAYKNALRNDPTDEETRYNYALAKKMLKENPPKDNKKDKDKKDKDKDKKDKDKDKDKKDKDKDKKDGDKDKDKKDDKGDKDKKNNEKPEDNGKPKPTPGGISPQRLQSLLDAVNNEEKKIQDKVNAQKVKGKPTKTEKDW is encoded by the coding sequence ATGAAAAATTTTAAAAAATACATATTTTCCTTTTCTGTATTCCTTAGTTTGGGATTTGGAGGAGTGTTTGCTCAGGAGAAAGATAAAAATCTGCCTAAAGCAAATGAGGAATATGCTCAAAATAAATTTGTTGATGCAGAGGCTAATTATAGAATTTCGGGTTCTAAATTTCCAAACAGAACTGTTTCTCCATATAATTTAGGTAATGCAATATACAAACAAAACCAACCTGCTGAAGCTAAATATGCCTATGCCAAAGCTTTAAAAAGTGCTAAAACGAGACCTCAAAAACACAAAGCCTTTCACAACCTAGGTAATGTATTCATGAAAGAAAAAAATTATACTGAAGCGGTAGAAGCATACAAAAACGCACTTCGAAATGACCCTACAGATGAGGAAACAAGATATAATTATGCATTAGCAAAAAAAATGCTAAAAGAAAATCCGCCTAAAGACAATAAAAAGGATAAGGATAAAAAAGACAAAGACAAAGATAAAAAAGACAAGGATAAAGACAAAGACAAGAAAGACAAGGATAAGGATAAAAAAGACGGTGACAAAGACAAGGACAAAAAAGACGATAAGGGAGATAAGGATAAAAAGAACAATGAAAAGCCTGAGGATAACGGAAAGCCAAAACCAACTCCTGGCGGTATTTCACCACAACGTTTACAAAGTCTTTTAGATGCGGTCAATAATGAGGAAAAGAAAATCCAAGACAAAGTAAACGCACAAAAAGTAAAAGGAAAACCAACAAAAACAGAAAAAGATTGGTAA